From the genome of Impatiens glandulifera chromosome 9, dImpGla2.1, whole genome shotgun sequence, one region includes:
- the LOC124915892 gene encoding agamous-like MADS-box protein AGL80, translated as MARSKVKYSYILNHTLRRNPLRKRRLCVVKKLYELTNLSDVEACPIIYSEIDSEPFVWPSIDEVRILITKYHMFSKAERRKTEGQSNQETFTRQRLGKTEETLRRQQRENRHNQTTYIMYQSMINPQTAMSRLNMEDFIELLART; from the coding sequence ATGGCTAGAAGTAAGGTCAAGTATTCCTACATTCTCAATCACACCCTGAGAAGAAACCCTTTAAGAAAGAGAAGATTATGTGTTGTGAAAAAACTATATGAACTCACCAATCTAAGTGACGTTGAAGCATGTCCTATAATCTATAGTGAAATTGATTCCGAACCTTTTGTTTGGCCCTCTATAGATGAAGTACGGATACTTATCACTAAGTACCATATGTTTTCAAAGGCCGAACGGAGAAAAACGGAAGGTCAATCAAATCAAGAGACGTTCACGAGGCAGAGGCTAGGAAAGACCGAAGAGACGCTGAGAAGACAGCAAAGAGAGAACCGTCATAACCAAACGACGTACATCATGTACCAATCCATGATAAATCCACAAACAGCCATGTCAAGGCTGAATATGGAGGATTTTATAGAGTTACTGGCCAGAACCTAG